In Candidatus Babeliales bacterium, the following proteins share a genomic window:
- a CDS encoding M48 family metalloprotease gives MKKRILHLIILVMIPLNSSPIPRIYTQRIASIIETFASTSFFSFVGAVAYSYYNQSGDIPPATKTALEKILRTKGLLKPNEQQKFACGPEWATILNTIYIPKEEAARMAIWPITAEQSAITLDEKGHQDYSHSIKMGLLGAAYWTIWPELIYSRPTYSLLFLGPATGYLAFKKCSRHFEKEADDFMIQHATDAELIGAKNFLKRHLHKDRNDLYAKLTATHPSFKDRIANIEQEINRRKQIK, from the coding sequence GTGAAAAAACGTATACTGCATCTCATCATTCTCGTTATGATACCACTCAATTCTTCTCCCATTCCTAGAATTTATACGCAAAGAATTGCTTCTATAATAGAAACTTTTGCCAGCACCTCTTTTTTTTCGTTTGTGGGAGCAGTTGCATATTCATATTATAATCAATCGGGCGATATCCCGCCCGCAACAAAAACAGCTCTAGAAAAAATTCTTCGCACCAAAGGTTTGCTTAAACCGAATGAACAGCAAAAATTTGCTTGTGGGCCAGAATGGGCGACGATACTTAATACTATCTATATACCAAAAGAAGAAGCTGCGCGTATGGCCATATGGCCTATAACGGCAGAACAATCCGCTATCACTCTTGATGAAAAAGGCCATCAAGATTACTCTCATTCAATTAAAATGGGTCTTTTGGGTGCAGCATATTGGACGATCTGGCCAGAATTAATTTATTCACGCCCTACTTATTCACTTTTATTTCTAGGGCCGGCTACGGGTTACTTGGCATTTAAAAAATGTTCACGACATTTTGAAAAAGAGGCAGATGATTTTATGATTCAGCATGCGACAGATGCAGAACTCATAGGTGCGAAGAATTTCCTTAAGCGTCATTTGCATAAAGATCGAAACGATCTTTATGCAAAACTCACCGCAACTCATCCATCGTTTAAAGATCGCATTGCAAATATTGAGCAAGAAATTAATCGACGCAAACAAATTAAATAA
- a CDS encoding NUDIX hydrolase, which produces MKRNQLLQCLNNYVPTNEEAIYKSRMLAFILDNPECFERSLEIGHITASAWLLNKDHSRVLLMHHAKLNLWVQLGGHCDGESDVLAVAIKEAQEESGIDEIAPVSTEIFDIDIHLIPANKKEKEHYHYDVRFLLAVNSNDSFVQNSESKELKWFGMNDELPTESRSIARMVEKWKRMSLIKPLAQSLKEKQ; this is translated from the coding sequence ATGAAAAGAAACCAATTGCTGCAATGCCTTAATAATTATGTACCAACCAATGAAGAAGCGATATATAAAAGTCGCATGCTCGCATTCATTCTCGATAATCCTGAATGCTTTGAACGATCACTAGAAATTGGGCATATTACTGCCTCTGCATGGTTATTAAATAAAGATCATTCAAGAGTTCTCTTAATGCACCACGCCAAATTAAATTTGTGGGTACAGTTGGGCGGCCATTGCGATGGTGAATCAGATGTGTTGGCGGTCGCGATTAAAGAAGCGCAAGAAGAATCTGGGATTGATGAAATTGCGCCTGTAAGTACTGAGATATTCGATATCGATATTCATCTCATTCCCGCAAATAAGAAGGAAAAAGAACATTATCATTATGATGTTCGATTTCTTCTTGCAGTTAACAGTAATGATTCGTTTGTACAAAACTCAGAATCGAAAGAACTCAAGTGGTTTGGCATGAACGATGAATTACCAACCGAAAGCCGTTCAATTGCACGCATGGTTGAAAAATGGAAAAGAATGTCTTTAATAAAACCGCTTGCCCAAAGCTTAAAAGAAAAACAATAA
- a CDS encoding tyrosine recombinase: MKSVVNQFEAYLLTEKRVSKNTFAAYQSDMNQFVQFLKNDEIELENVTADNLKSFLHFLKNEEIGARSMARKISTLKLFFRWANERLSWKVQAHQLRAPKLEKKLPTYLKPSEIELLLQTAQADSSIHGKRNSAILYLLYATGMRISELINLELAHLQLESGLIYVLGKGGKGRLVPIPEHITSMIRNYINTVRPQLMPVEMVNATPFLFPVLYGKVAKPISRQSFWMILKELCERAGIKKSISPHMLRHSLATHLLQQGANLRSLQMLLGHENLATVEIYTHLEKSHVRKVYDKKHPRA; the protein is encoded by the coding sequence ATGAAATCGGTAGTGAATCAATTTGAAGCATACTTGCTCACAGAAAAGCGGGTTTCCAAAAATACGTTTGCAGCATATCAAAGCGATATGAACCAATTTGTTCAATTTTTAAAAAACGACGAAATTGAGCTTGAAAACGTTACGGCAGATAACTTAAAATCTTTTTTGCATTTTCTTAAAAACGAAGAGATTGGGGCGCGCAGCATGGCGCGTAAAATCTCAACACTTAAACTTTTTTTCCGCTGGGCAAACGAACGGCTTTCATGGAAGGTGCAAGCTCATCAGCTTCGCGCTCCCAAACTGGAAAAAAAATTACCGACCTATTTAAAACCTTCAGAAATTGAACTGCTTTTGCAAACTGCTCAAGCAGATAGTTCGATTCACGGTAAACGCAATAGTGCCATCCTTTATCTTCTGTATGCGACAGGAATGCGCATTAGCGAATTGATTAATTTAGAGCTTGCACATCTTCAGCTTGAAAGTGGACTTATTTACGTGCTGGGAAAAGGCGGAAAAGGCAGACTCGTTCCGATTCCGGAACATATTACTTCAATGATCAGAAACTATATTAATACAGTGCGCCCACAATTAATGCCAGTGGAAATGGTTAACGCAACACCTTTTTTATTTCCAGTGCTTTATGGAAAGGTTGCAAAACCAATTTCGCGTCAATCGTTTTGGATGATTTTAAAAGAGTTGTGCGAACGTGCTGGCATCAAGAAATCTATTTCGCCGCATATGCTTCGCCATTCATTAGCGACGCATTTATTGCAGCAAGGGGCAAACTTGCGTTCATTGCAAATGCTTTTAGGCCATGAGAATTTAGCGACGGTGGAAATTTATACGCATTTAGAAAAAAGCCATGTACGCAAAGTGTACGATAAAAAGCACCCAAGGGCATAA
- the proS gene encoding proline--tRNA ligase encodes MSTKLPDIKTQFSEWYNEVVFKSELADHAPVRGCMVIRPYGYALWENIKEILDKRIKETGHQNAAFPLLIPKSFIEKEKQHVAGFSPELAVVTIAGGKELEEPLVIRPTSETIIHSMFAQWIKSWRDLPMKINQWANVVRWEMRTRPFLRTTEFWWQEGHTAHETAQEAKDEAEQMWREYINLYQDYLAIPVVFGMKSESEKFAGADATYTVEGIMRDGKALQLCTSHIISQNFAKSFGIMFQDRQGNQAYPYLTSWGFTTRSIGAVIMVHGDEKGLVIPPKIAPIQIVIVPIFRKDADTQIIKDETNKIAKKLIGHGYSVHVDDREDETPGAKFYKWELKGVPMRIEIGPRDVANGTVMLSDRLGLAKEAVPMATVEKAVEGRTLLLQKTMFDRANERQSALWHTGKKLTQFGPLLEADNGFYKTGWCGKPECEAQLKHYKATIRCLLQTHEFEYCFNCDLKSKTDTVVAKSY; translated from the coding sequence ATGAGTACCAAATTGCCAGATATCAAGACCCAGTTTTCCGAATGGTATAATGAGGTTGTTTTTAAAAGTGAGCTTGCTGATCACGCACCGGTTCGCGGATGCATGGTAATTCGCCCGTACGGCTATGCACTATGGGAAAATATTAAAGAAATTCTTGATAAACGCATAAAGGAAACGGGCCATCAAAACGCCGCTTTTCCTCTTTTAATTCCAAAATCGTTTATCGAAAAAGAAAAACAGCACGTAGCTGGCTTTTCGCCGGAATTGGCGGTAGTAACCATCGCAGGCGGCAAAGAACTTGAAGAGCCATTGGTGATTCGCCCTACCTCTGAAACAATAATTCACTCTATGTTTGCGCAATGGATTAAATCCTGGCGCGATTTGCCAATGAAAATAAATCAATGGGCAAACGTCGTTCGCTGGGAAATGAGAACGCGGCCTTTCTTGCGTACTACTGAGTTTTGGTGGCAAGAGGGCCACACCGCACATGAAACAGCTCAAGAAGCCAAAGACGAAGCTGAGCAGATGTGGCGCGAATATATTAATTTGTATCAAGATTACCTTGCAATTCCGGTTGTTTTTGGCATGAAATCGGAGAGTGAAAAGTTTGCAGGAGCGGATGCAACGTACACGGTTGAAGGGATCATGAGGGACGGAAAAGCGTTGCAGCTTTGCACTTCCCATATTATTTCCCAGAATTTTGCGAAATCTTTTGGCATCATGTTTCAGGATCGCCAAGGAAATCAAGCATATCCGTATTTAACAAGCTGGGGATTTACGACGCGTTCCATTGGTGCTGTTATCATGGTGCACGGTGATGAAAAGGGCTTGGTTATTCCTCCAAAAATTGCGCCAATTCAAATTGTAATCGTGCCAATTTTCAGAAAAGATGCGGATACTCAGATCATTAAAGATGAAACGAATAAAATTGCCAAAAAATTAATCGGCCATGGTTATTCTGTTCACGTAGATGATCGAGAAGATGAAACGCCGGGTGCAAAATTTTATAAATGGGAACTCAAAGGAGTTCCAATGCGCATAGAAATCGGCCCGCGTGATGTTGCAAATGGCACCGTAATGCTGAGCGATCGCTTGGGGCTTGCAAAAGAAGCGGTTCCTATGGCCACCGTAGAAAAAGCGGTTGAAGGACGCACATTGCTTCTCCAAAAAACAATGTTTGACCGTGCAAATGAACGGCAAAGTGCATTGTGGCACACCGGCAAAAAACTAACTCAATTTGGCCCTTTGCTTGAGGCAGATAATGGTTTCTATAAAACCGGTTGGTGCGGTAAACCTGAATGCGAGGCACAATTAAAACATTATAAAGCGACGATTCGTTGCTTATTGCAAACCCATGAATTTGAATATTGTTTTAATTGCGATCTCAAGAGCAAAACTGATACGGTTGTGGCAAAATCATATTAA
- a CDS encoding 4a-hydroxytetrahydrobiopterin dehydratase, producing MNPTRLTLEEINDLISNLPGWRAYHLPTHNFMNKQFELRDFATALRFVNAVGEYAQKINHHPDISISYNKVTLALWTHSAAGVTEKDLVLASQIEQIIKKPFSQDTTVTIAHLKNEVETFISEREWAQFHSLKNLSMAIAAEAAELMEPFLWTDASQEKNNESKRVEIENELADVLIASLAFANRFNTDIAKAIERKLEHNRKKYPIEKAKGRSDKYTTYIEN from the coding sequence ATGAATCCAACACGTTTAACGCTGGAAGAAATTAATGATCTTATTTCGAATTTACCAGGTTGGCGCGCCTATCATCTTCCAACCCACAACTTCATGAACAAACAATTTGAACTGCGCGATTTTGCTACAGCGCTGCGGTTTGTTAATGCAGTTGGTGAGTATGCACAAAAAATTAATCATCACCCTGATATCTCCATCTCGTACAATAAGGTAACCTTGGCGCTCTGGACACACAGCGCCGCCGGGGTTACAGAAAAAGACCTAGTTCTAGCAAGTCAAATTGAGCAAATTATTAAAAAGCCGTTTTCTCAAGATACCACCGTCACAATTGCTCATCTAAAAAATGAGGTCGAAACTTTCATTTCAGAAAGAGAATGGGCGCAATTTCATAGTTTAAAGAATTTAAGCATGGCAATTGCTGCTGAAGCAGCAGAACTCATGGAACCATTTCTATGGACCGACGCATCTCAAGAAAAAAATAATGAAAGCAAACGGGTAGAAATCGAGAATGAACTTGCCGATGTTTTAATTGCATCGCTCGCATTTGCAAATAGATTTAATACCGATATTGCAAAAGCGATTGAACGAAAACTGGAACACAATAGAAAAAAATATCCGATCGAAAAGGCTAAAGGCCGTTCAGATAAATATACAACGTACATCGAAAATTAA
- a CDS encoding HdeD family acid-resistance protein: protein MSNASTIKYLREHASLFMLLGIGLVILGVLAVIYAFTSTLISVMYLGFFLLIGGVFEGIKAFKMNRAGHFFLHALLCILYILAGLYLFFNPAINAITLTLVLAIFFVVAGIFRIAVALTRNVPHKTWLLINGIISVLLGALIWYQWPVSGLWVIGTFVGIDLIFTGWTWIMLAPTVKHIHARH from the coding sequence ATGAGTAATGCTTCCACAATTAAATATTTACGAGAACATGCCTCGCTTTTTATGCTTTTAGGTATTGGATTGGTAATTCTGGGTGTTTTAGCTGTTATCTACGCATTTACCAGTACCCTTATATCAGTAATGTATCTTGGATTCTTTTTGCTTATCGGTGGTGTTTTTGAAGGCATTAAAGCATTCAAAATGAATCGTGCTGGCCACTTTTTCCTGCACGCCCTTCTTTGCATTCTTTATATCCTTGCAGGCCTTTATTTATTCTTTAATCCTGCAATCAATGCAATAACGCTCACGCTCGTTCTTGCAATATTTTTTGTCGTCGCTGGTATATTTAGAATCGCAGTAGCTTTAACCAGAAATGTCCCCCATAAAACATGGCTTCTCATAAATGGTATCATTTCAGTATTGCTTGGCGCATTAATTTGGTACCAATGGCCAGTATCTGGATTATGGGTAATCGGCACGTTTGTAGGGATCGATTTAATTTTTACGGGATGGACCTGGATTATGCTTGCGCCTACCGTAAAACATATTCACGCCCGCCACTAA